The following proteins are co-located in the Trichomycterus rosablanca isolate fTriRos1 chromosome 14, fTriRos1.hap1, whole genome shotgun sequence genome:
- the LOC134327043 gene encoding serine/threonine-protein kinase pim-1-like, giving the protein MTFESFDSQYSTGKLLGKGGYGSVYEGVCKADGKQVAIKYVSKTHYQRFTTIPEETDSLPVEVALMQMVSRPPCSPHVLKLLEWFDTPQQYILILELPVPCIDLLHLVISKDKLSMELARHIMWQVVLATRHCHDRGVLHRDIKLQNVLINTETLEVKLIDFGCGDLLKETPYKTFAGTSLYAPPEWITNEEYHGCPATVWSLGVFLFLLVCGRLPFRTNKQIVDGRLVFKHGVSKACSSLITKCLQKNPSKRPSLEEILQDEWFEEEREYQVQTDVDLETQMSEQSSNNHNNHHNS; this is encoded by the exons atgactttTG AGAGTTTTGATAGCCAGTATAGCACTGGAAAGCTGCTGGGAAAAGGAGGCTATGGTTCGGTCTATGAAGGAGTTTGTAAGGCAGATGGGAAGCAG GTTGCCATCAAATATGTGTCGAAGACTCACTACCAACGATTTACCACTATT CCCGAGGAGACGGACTCGCTTCCTGTAGAGGTGGCATTGATGCAGATGGTGTCCAGGCCGCCTTGCAGTCCACACGTGCTAAAGCTTCTGGAGTGGTTTGACACGCCTCAGCAATACATCCTGATTCTGGAGCTTCCCGTTCCCTGCATAGACCTCTTACACTTAGTAATCAGTAAAGACAAACTGAGTATGGAGCTCGCTCGACACATCATGTGGCAGGTGGTTCTGGCTACACGCCACTGCCATGATCGTGGGGTCTTACATAGGGACATCAAGCTTCAGAACGTCCTTATAAACACAGAAACTCTAGAGGTCAAGCTGATAGACTTCGGCTGCGGTGACCTGCTCAAGGAAACTCCCTACAAAACATTTGCAG GAACGAGTCtatatgctccacctgagtGGATTACAAATGAAGAATATCATGGCTGCCCTGCAACCGTCTGGAGTCTAGGTGTATTCCTGTTTCTGTTGGTTTGTGGACGCTTGCCTTTTCGGACTAATAAGCAGATTGTTGATGGGCGTCTGGTATTTAAACATGGTGTGTCTAAGG CCTGCAGTAGTCTGATTACAAAATGCCTTCAGAAAAATCCCAGTAAGCGTCCAAGCCTGGAAGAGATCCTTCAGGACGAGTGGTTTGAAGAGGAACGTGAATATCAAGTCCAG ACAGACGTAGATCTTGAGACGCAGATGAGTGAGCAGAGCAGTAACAATCATAACAATCACCACAACTCATAA